Below is a window of Planctomycetota bacterium DNA.
TGCGCGTTGGTCGCCGCCTCCGGCGCCGTGTCGGCGATCGTCCGCTTCCACGCGCCCTTGGTGAACTCCTCCACCGGGCTGGCCGCCGCCGGCAGCCGCAGCATGCTCTTGGGAGTGAGCACGATCAGCGGCTTGCGGAACTTCACCTTCATCTGCCGCCGCAGCAGGTGGAACATCTGCGCCGTCGTTGAAGGCTGGCAGACCACCATGTTGTTGGCGGCGCACAATTGCAGGAAGCGCTCGACGCGCGAGGAGCTGTGCTCGGGGCCCTGGCCTTCATAGCCGTGGGGCAGCAGCAGCACCAGGCCACTGGAGCGCTGCCACTTGGTCTCGGCGCTGGCGATGAACTGGTCGATGATGACCTGGGCGCCATTGCCGAAATCGCCGAACTGCGCCTCCCACAGGATCAACATGCGCGGATCGGTCAGCGAATAGCCATACTCGTAGCCGACCACGGCCTGCTCGGTGAGCGGTGAATTGTGGATGCAGAACTTCGCCTGGTTGGGGCCGAGCTCGTTGAGAGCGACGTGCGGCTTGCCGCTCTCCTGGCAGCAGACCACGGCGTGGCGGTGACTGAAAGTGCCGCGCTCCACATCCTGTCCGGTGAGACGGATGGGATGTCCCTCGAGCAGAAGCGTGCCGTAGGCGAGCAGCTCCGCGAGTCCCCAATCCACGCCGCTCTTGCCGCCGAGCTTGCCGCGGATTTCCAGCAGGCGGGCGACATTCTTGTGCGGCGTGAATCCGGCGGGCACTCCGGCCAGCGCCGCGGCGACTTCCTTCAGCCGCGTCTCCTTCACGCCGGTTTCGATCGGCGCATCGGAGTAGGCCTCGGTCAGTCCGCTCCAAATGTGCTCGAAGGGCTTCTTGCCGGGGACCACCGGCGTCTTCTTGGTGCGCGTCTGTGCTTCGTCCATGCGCGTGAAGAGGTCGCTCTTAAGCTTCTCCACCTCCTCGGCGGAGATCACGCCCTCCTGCTGGAGGCGGTTGGCGTAGTGGGTCATCGCCGTGATCTGCTGGCGCACGCGCTTGTACATCAGCGGCTGCGTGAAGGAGGGCTCGTCGGTCTCGTTGTGACCGTTCTTCCGCCAGCACCACATGTCCACCATGATGTCGGTCCCGAAGGTCTGGCGCCACTCGATCGCCAGCCGCGCCGCCCAGGCGCAGGCCTCGGGATCCTGGCCGTTGACGTGGAAGATCGGGGCGTTGGCCATTTTGGCGATGTCGGTGCAGTAGCGCCCGCTGAAGAGATCCTGCGAGTCGGTGGTGAATCCGACCTGGTTATTGATGACCACATGGACGGTGCCGCCGACGGTGAAGCCCGGCAGCAGCATCATGTTGAAGCACTCGGCCACCACGCCCTGGCCCGGCAGCGCCGCATCGCCGTGGATGAGAATCGGAACGACGCTGGTGCGCCGCTCGGTGTCGTTGGCCAGGCGCTGTTTGGCGCGGCAGCGACCCATGACCACGCTGGAGACGAACTCGAGGTGGCTGGGATTGGCCGCAAGCGTGATGTGCAGGGGCTGTCCGCCGGTGGTCTTCACGTCGCTCGAATATCCCTGGTGGTACTTCACGTCGCCGCCGCCGGAGAGGAAGTCCTCGGTCCACGCCTCGTCAAACTCGGTGAAGATCTGGTCGAAGCGCTTCTCCAGAATGTTGGCCAGCACATTCAGCCGGCCGCGATGGGCCATGCCGAAGGCGAACTCGCGCACGCCCAGAGCCGGGCCCTGATCGATGATGGCGTCAAGCAGGGGAATCAGGCTCTCGCCGCCCTCCAGGCCGAAGCGCTTCTTGCCGATGAAACGCTTCTCCAGGAAGGATTCGAATCCCTCGGAGGCGATCAGCCGCTCCAGCAGCCGCTTGCGAACGTTGGCGTCGAAGCGCGGCTGGTTGCGCACGCTCTCCATGCGCTGCTGGAGCCAGCGCTGCTTTTCGCGGTCCATCACATGCAGATATTCAACGCCGATGTGCCGGCAGTAGGTCTCCTCGAGCAGATTGACGATCTCGGTCAGGGTGCAGGGATTGGGCAGCGGCAGAGTCCCGGGATCGAAGGAGTCCGCCATGTTGCCATCGGTCAGGCCGAAGGACTCCAGCTGCAGTTCCTCGGGGAAGGGGCGCTCGACGCCCAGCGGATCAAGATCCGCCGCCAGGTGCCCGCGCGCTCGGTAGGCGTTGATCAGCGCGTCCACCTTGCTTTGCGAGCCGCGACTCAGAGCTTGCGCGGAGGAAGCGGCGGACGATGTCGCGGTAGAACCTGCATCGGTCGTCGTCGCGATCGTTTCGGTCGCCGGATTCGGGGCGCGCTCGTAGCCAAGTTCAAATCCCTGGAAGAAGTTTTGCCACGTGGGCTCAACGCTTGCGGGGTCGCTCTGCCACTGGGCGTACAAGGCCTCAAGCAGCGCGGGATCCAATCCATTGACCGACGGAGTGGTGTTCCGGGGCGACGGGGAAGGATTGGGGGACGAACTGTTGCTCACCGAGAATTGCTCCGAAAGGCGCCCCCAAAGATAGTGCTTTTGCGGCGACGCAACGCCGCCCGCGACCGCTCCTTGGGGCGAGCTTGAAAACGACTGATTCTAGCCAAAAAGCCCCGCGAAAGCGAGGTGATTGCGATGGCGCCGCCTAGAGCAGCGCGACCGGATCGATATCGACCGCGCAGTGCTCGCCGCCGGGAAAGAGAGCCCGGTTGCGGGCCGAGGCGATCAGCCGCTGCAGCGCGTTGGCGTCGGGCGCCAGGATCTCGAGCTGGATCCGGAAGCGATCGGAGATCCGCGCGATCGGGCAGGGCAGCGGTCCGCGGAAGTGGACGTCGCCTGCCTCGGGAAGTCGCTCCAGCCCCTGGCGAATTTCCAGGACGATCTCCTGCGCCCGCGAAAGTTCCTCGTGGCGCACCACGATCCGCGCCATGCGCCGGTAAGGGGGCAGATTGAATTTCTTGCGTGACTCCAGCTCCTGCCGCGCGAACTCCTCGAACTGATGCGAGGCGGCGAGCCGAATGGCCAGCGCGTCGGGCTGGAAGGTCTGCACGATCGCCTGCGCCACGCCGGCGCCGCGTCCGCAGCGGCCCGCGACCTGGCTCACCAGCTGGAAAGTGCGCTCGGCGGCGCGGAAATCCGGCAGATTGATCGCGGTGTCCGCATTGACCACGCCGACCAGCCGGACGTTGGGGTAGTCCAGACCCTTGGCGATGATCTGTGTTCCCACCAGGACCCGTGCCTTGCCCGAGGCGAACTGAGCCAGGGCTTCATAGATGTCGCGGCTGTTCTGCATGGTGTCGCCGTCGACGCGCAGCACGGCTCCCGGCTTGGCCAGCTCGGGATGCACGTGGGCCAGCTCCTCCTCGACGCGCTGCGTTCCCAGGCCGAAGACCGTCACACCCTGCCCGCACGAGGGGCACTTCTGCGGCAGGAGCTGCTCGGTCAGGCAGTGGTGGCAGCGCACAAAGCGCGACCGCGGGCCGGCGTGGCAGATCATGCCGGTGTCGCAATGCTGGCACTTCATCATCCAGCCGCAGCGCGACACGCAGGCGATCCAGTTGGCATAGCCGCGCCGGTTGAGCAGCATCAGCGCCTGCCCGCCATTTTCAACGACGTGCGCCAGCCGGTCGGCCAGCCGCGCTCCCAGCAGGTGCACGCGCTTGTCTCGGAAGTGCTTCAGGTCCTGCGAAAAATCGATGATTTCAACTTTTGGCGTCACCAGTCCCGGGGCTCGCTCGGGCAGCCGGTGCAGCGTGCTGACCCCGCGCTCCGTGGCGTTCCACCAGCTCTCCAGGCTGGGCGTGGCGCTGCCCAGCAGCACCGGGCAGCCGGCCATCTGCGCGCGGCGGATGGCGACGTCGCGGCCGTGGTAGCGCGGCGCCTGATCCTGCTTGTAGCCGGAGGAGTCATGCTCCTCGTCGACCAGGACCAGTCCAATCTCTCCGTCGGGCACGGGCGCGAAGATGGCGCTGCGGGCGCCGACGATGATCTTGGCCTCGCCCTGCGCGACCATCGTCCACTGCTGGTTGCGCTGCGCCGCCGTCAGCCCCGAGTGCAGCAGGGCCACGCGGTCGCGCGGGAATCGCCGCAGCACGCGGGCGGTGGTCTGCGGTGTGAGCGAGATTTCCGGCACCAGCAAAATCGCGGTTTTCCCCGCATTTCTGCAGAGTTCGATCAGCTGCAGGTAGACCTCGGTCTTGCCGCTGCCGGTGACGCCGAAGAGCAGGTGCTGCGAGAACCCCTTGCTCATCGCGGCATGAATGGAGTCCACCGCGCTGCGCTGCGCGGCGGTCAGCGCGGGGCGCTCCAGGGAAAAATCCTTCGGCGCATTTTCCGGTGTCAGCGCGCCGGCCTCCACGCTGGATCGCTTGGTGGCGACCACCAGCCCGGACTTGATGAGCGATGTGAGGGGCGAGCGCGTCGCCACCGCGGCCTTCTTCAGCAGGTCGCGCGCCTCGAAGGGGCGAAGCGCTGCCGGCGCGTCGCGCAGCGCCTGCAGAATTCTTCTTTGCGCCGGAGACAGGCGCGCCGGCTTGGCCGCCGCCGCTGCGCCATCGGGTTCGTTCGTGAGTTTCCGAATTTTTCCACCCGCCGCCGCGCCCAGCGCCGCGGCGCCGGACTCGTGCAGGTCGATCCACACCGACTCGACTCGCCCGATCGCCTTCTTGACCGCAGAGGGCAGCACTCCGGCCAGGGCCACGCCCAGCGGACAGCAGTAATAGACGCTGATCCAGCGGGCCAGCTCCACCACCTGCGCCGGCAGGGGCGGAGTCTCCTCGATCGAATGAATGGTCTTGATCCGATCCTCGGGAATCGAAGCGACATGCGAAGCATCGAGCTCCTTCACCACCCACCCCAAAGTGGTTGAATCGCCCCGGCCAAGGGGCACTTTCACGCGGTGCCCGACCCGGACCTGCGACAGCGATTTCGGCACGCCGTAGGTCAGGCCATCCGGATAGCGGTCCACGCCGCGCTCCACGGCGACGAGAATGTGCCTGCTGACGGGTTCGTCGTAGAGACCGCGCATGCGGCTCAGCTCACCGCGTCGCCGCCGAGGCCACTCGGGCGGAAGCGGATTGATGCAGCTCCATCTGCTCCGCCGTCACCGGCGCGCGGGTGCGCATGATGTCGATGAAGCAGTCGAAGAGGTAGGAGGATTCGTGCGGGCCGGGGCTCGCCTCGGGGTGGTACTGCACGCAGAAGATCGGCTTGCGGGTGTGGCGAAACCCGGCGAGCGTGCCGTCGTTGAGATGGATGTGGGTGGGCTCGCCGCCCGCGGCGCGAAGCGACGCCTCGTCGACGCAGAAGCCGTGGTTCTGGCTGGTGATCTCCACGCGCTGCGTCAGCAGATTGCGCACCGGCTGATTGGCGCCGCGGTGGCCGAACTTCAATTTCCAGGTCGACGCGCCCAGGCTCAGGGCGAGCAGCTGGTGCCCGAGGCAGATGCCAAAAGTGGGGATTTCCCCCGCGATTTCCTGCAAAGTCCGCACGGTCGCCTCGACCGCGGCGGGGTCGCCCGGCCCGTTGGAGATGAAGAGACCGTCGGGCTTGAGCGTGCGAATGACCTCCGCGCTGGCGTCGTGGGGCAGCGTCAGAACTTCGCAACCGCGCTGGGCAAGGTGCCTATAGATGTTTCGCTTGGCACCGCAATCCAGGGCCGCAACCTTGAAATGGTCCGCGCCGCTTGCAGGTTGTTCACTCCACTTGCCCAGCGTCTCGGTCCAGTTGCCCTGCTTCGTCGGGCTGGCGCAGGCCGCCAGATTCTGGCCCGCCATGGAGGGAATCGACTTCGCCCTGGCGACCAGTTGCTCGTCGCTCAGCGCCGAATCGAAACTGATGACGCCCCGAAGAGTTCCCTGGGTGCGCAGCTTTCGAACCAGCGCCCGCGTGTCGATGCCGTGAATGCCGGCAACACCGTGGGAGGCGAGCCAAGGACTCAGGTCCAGCGTCGCCCGGTAGTTGGAGCTCCGGCCGGAAAGCTCGCGGACCACGAAGCCGGCCACCTGGGGCTTGAGGCTCTCGACATCCTCTTCATTGATTCCGTAATTGCCGATCTCGGTCGCGGTCATGACCAGGATCTGCCCCGAATAGCTGGGGTCGCTCAGGGCCTCCTGATAGCCGCACATGGCGGTCGTGAAGACCACCTCTCCCAGTGCGGCGGCGCGGGATTGCAAGGGTGGGCAGGCGCCGAAGCCAAAGCCCCGAAAGACCGTTCCATCTTCCAAAGCGAGTCTCGCGGCTTGGTGGGAGGCTTCGGCCATCAAGGCGAGTGTAGCGATGGGACTCTCCGCCCCGATCGATCGGATTTATCCACAGGGGAGGGAGTCCCGGGTGCCCTCCGCGAGTCTGTTGCGGGTTTTTCGGGTGGCAGGTACCTTCCTCCACTTCTGCGGAACCGTGCGGTTTGGTTTCACGAAACGATCGGTCACGACCCTCTTTCAACTTCTCCACAAACACAGAACAAGCGAGCCCAACGCTCGGAGCCCACCAAGATGTCTCGACTCAAGACGGAACACGCACACTTCCGCGGACTCAATTCGTATCTGCTGATGGCCGCCGCCCTGCTCGCCTGGGCCCCGGCGCTTCCACTCTTCAACCATGGCGTCAACCAAGCCGCGGTCGCGCAGAACGATCCGATCGAGCCGCCGCCCTCCGAAGCGCCGCGCAATCCGACTCCGCCGGCGACCAAGGCGCCCACGACACCGCCGCCCAGCGAGACTCCCGCGTCTGCTCCTCCCGCGACCGCGCCCGATGCGCCGCCCGCCTCTCCTGACGAATTGTCGGGAACCTCCAACAGCCAGCCCGCGACACCACCATCACTTGCCGGCGGCACCGATCCCGCCGAGGCGCTGGCCAATGCCCGCGCCGCCATGGCCGCCTCGCAATGGCGCCAGGCGATCGACGCGTGGACCACAGTGCTCAACGCGAATCCCGCCAACGCCGAGGCGAAGAAAGGCTTGCAGGACGCACAGACGCAGCTTGATCAGGGCGGCGGCAGCCTGCTCGACAAGGTCAGCGACGACATGTCGGTGCGGTTGGAAAGTTTCCGCGTCAACTTTGAAAACAGCATGTTTCGTGCGGGCGAGAAGCTCAATCGTGGCGACTACGCCGGGGCCCAGTTGGACGCCAGCACCGCCAAGCAGCTCCTGGAGCGCGACCGCTCGATCATTCCCGCCGCGGACTACGACGCGATGAACGAGCGCGTCAACGCGCAGCTGGACCAGATCAACGAGTCGCGCATCGCCGGGCAGACGCTCGAGCAGGCCAAGCAGCGCAGCGACGCGCAGAAGTCCTCAAGCGACGCGCAGCGCATGGCCCAGCAGAAGCGCGTGGCCACCATCAGCGAGATGCTCATGCGGGTGCGCCAGCTGCAGATGGAGCTGAAGTACGACGAGGCCCTGCAGGTCATCGACCAGATCCTCTTCATGGACCCGACCAATCCCGCGGCCCTGGCTCTGCGCGATGTGCTGGAGAGCACCAAGATGTACCGCCAGTGGGCCGATGCCCAGCGGCAGCGCAACGCCGCGTTCGGGCAGATTCAACTGCAGGACATGCAGTCCACCATTCCGCCCAAGATCAACCTCGCCGGCAACGGACCCAAGAGCACCAACGCGGTGATCACCTATCCCGAGGATTGGCCGAAGCTCTCCTTCTCCAACAGCAAGTTCCCGCCGGTGGGTGTGCAGCGCTCGCCGGAGGATCAGATGGTCGACAAGCAGTTCGACCAGGTCTTTGACTTTCCCGAGACCACCTCAAATCAGAAGCTGAGCGAAGTGCTGGACTTCTGGCATCAGATCACCAAGATGCCGATGTACATCAACTGGAAGGCGCTGGGCGAGATCGACATCACCCAGGAGACCGAAGGCATCCAGCTTGAGAAGGCCACCGTCAGCGCCCGCGTCATGCTCGGACGGATCCTGGAGCAGGTCGGCAACCCGACCTCCGACAGCGGTCGCGC
It encodes the following:
- a CDS encoding 2-oxoglutarate dehydrogenase E1 component; the encoded protein is MSNSSSPNPSPSPRNTTPSVNGLDPALLEALYAQWQSDPASVEPTWQNFFQGFELGYERAPNPATETIATTTDAGSTATSSAASSAQALSRGSQSKVDALINAYRARGHLAADLDPLGVERPFPEELQLESFGLTDGNMADSFDPGTLPLPNPCTLTEIVNLLEETYCRHIGVEYLHVMDREKQRWLQQRMESVRNQPRFDANVRKRLLERLIASEGFESFLEKRFIGKKRFGLEGGESLIPLLDAIIDQGPALGVREFAFGMAHRGRLNVLANILEKRFDQIFTEFDEAWTEDFLSGGGDVKYHQGYSSDVKTTGGQPLHITLAANPSHLEFVSSVVMGRCRAKQRLANDTERRTSVVPILIHGDAALPGQGVVAECFNMMLLPGFTVGGTVHVVINNQVGFTTDSQDLFSGRYCTDIAKMANAPIFHVNGQDPEACAWAARLAIEWRQTFGTDIMVDMWCWRKNGHNETDEPSFTQPLMYKRVRQQITAMTHYANRLQQEGVISAEEVEKLKSDLFTRMDEAQTRTKKTPVVPGKKPFEHIWSGLTEAYSDAPIETGVKETRLKEVAAALAGVPAGFTPHKNVARLLEIRGKLGGKSGVDWGLAELLAYGTLLLEGHPIRLTGQDVERGTFSHRHAVVCCQESGKPHVALNELGPNQAKFCIHNSPLTEQAVVGYEYGYSLTDPRMLILWEAQFGDFGNGAQVIIDQFIASAETKWQRSSGLVLLLPHGYEGQGPEHSSSRVERFLQLCAANNMVVCQPSTTAQMFHLLRRQMKVKFRKPLIVLTPKSMLRLPAAASPVEEFTKGAWKRTIADTAPEAATNAQRLLFCSGKIYHELVAQRAANKAAGIAIVRVEQLHPFPADEIKAHLDHHPKAEVFWVQDEPRNMGPWRFVQGRMIDLFAERPVKYIGRPDASSPAVGSSKMHAHQQEAILSEAVGALVEAAQPAELKHGALK
- the priA gene encoding primosomal protein N', whose product is MRGLYDEPVSRHILVAVERGVDRYPDGLTYGVPKSLSQVRVGHRVKVPLGRGDSTTLGWVVKELDASHVASIPEDRIKTIHSIEETPPLPAQVVELARWISVYYCCPLGVALAGVLPSAVKKAIGRVESVWIDLHESGAAALGAAAGGKIRKLTNEPDGAAAAAKPARLSPAQRRILQALRDAPAALRPFEARDLLKKAAVATRSPLTSLIKSGLVVATKRSSVEAGALTPENAPKDFSLERPALTAAQRSAVDSIHAAMSKGFSQHLLFGVTGSGKTEVYLQLIELCRNAGKTAILLVPEISLTPQTTARVLRRFPRDRVALLHSGLTAAQRNQQWTMVAQGEAKIIVGARSAIFAPVPDGEIGLVLVDEEHDSSGYKQDQAPRYHGRDVAIRRAQMAGCPVLLGSATPSLESWWNATERGVSTLHRLPERAPGLVTPKVEIIDFSQDLKHFRDKRVHLLGARLADRLAHVVENGGQALMLLNRRGYANWIACVSRCGWMMKCQHCDTGMICHAGPRSRFVRCHHCLTEQLLPQKCPSCGQGVTVFGLGTQRVEEELAHVHPELAKPGAVLRVDGDTMQNSRDIYEALAQFASGKARVLVGTQIIAKGLDYPNVRLVGVVNADTAINLPDFRAAERTFQLVSQVAGRCGRGAGVAQAIVQTFQPDALAIRLAASHQFEEFARQELESRKKFNLPPYRRMARIVVRHEELSRAQEIVLEIRQGLERLPEAGDVHFRGPLPCPIARISDRFRIQLEILAPDANALQRLIASARNRALFPGGEHCAVDIDPVALL
- the carA gene encoding glutamine-hydrolyzing carbamoyl-phosphate synthase small subunit, with amino-acid sequence MAEASHQAARLALEDGTVFRGFGFGACPPLQSRAAALGEVVFTTAMCGYQEALSDPSYSGQILVMTATEIGNYGINEEDVESLKPQVAGFVVRELSGRSSNYRATLDLSPWLASHGVAGIHGIDTRALVRKLRTQGTLRGVISFDSALSDEQLVARAKSIPSMAGQNLAACASPTKQGNWTETLGKWSEQPASGADHFKVAALDCGAKRNIYRHLAQRGCEVLTLPHDASAEVIRTLKPDGLFISNGPGDPAAVEATVRTLQEIAGEIPTFGICLGHQLLALSLGASTWKLKFGHRGANQPVRNLLTQRVEITSQNHGFCVDEASLRAAGGEPTHIHLNDGTLAGFRHTRKPIFCVQYHPEASPGPHESSYLFDCFIDIMRTRAPVTAEQMELHQSASARVASAATR